Proteins encoded within one genomic window of Polyodon spathula isolate WHYD16114869_AA chromosome 32, ASM1765450v1, whole genome shotgun sequence:
- the ldlrap1b gene encoding low density lipoprotein receptor adapter protein 1b, with the protein MASPPIAGALLHLPLPAELPENWSDTRETLLEGMAFNLKYLGMTLVEQPKGEELSAAAVKRIVATAKASGKKLQKVTLKVSPRGIILYDSASSQLMENISIYRISYCTADKMHDKVFAYIAQSQQNETLECHAFLCTKRKVAQAVTLTVAQSFRVAFEFWQAAKEEKEKRVKSGSDGEVASSSQSESSASLASLKGGEVATANLLELEEGAIAAFATVGASHIEDPFIVHNNSSSVNNNIVWEIDDGLDEAFSRLAESRNNPQVLDIGVTTQDFQTDECFSPTNWDKTDVHAADRDDIFSF; encoded by the exons CCCTtcttcatcttcctcttcctGCAGAGCTTCCAGAGAACTGGTCGGACACCCGTGAGACCCTGCTGGAGGGCATGGCATTCAATCTCAAGTACCTGGGCATGACGCTGGTGGAGCAGCCCAAAGGGGAGGAGctgtctgctgctgccgtcaAGAGGATCGTAGCCACT GCAAAAGCCAGTGGAAAGAAACTCCAGAAGGTCACGTTAAAAGTATCTCCGAgaggaattattctatacgacaGTGCATCCAGTCAGCTAATGGAAAACATATCGATATACAG GATATCCTACTGTACGGCTGATAAGATGCATGATAAAGTGTTTGCGTATATTGCACAGAGCCAGCAGAACGAAACCCTGGAATGTCATGCCTTCCTCTGTACTAAAAGGAAAGTG GCACAGGCAGTTACATTAACCGTTGCGCAGTCCTTCAGAGTGGCATTCGAGTTCTGGCAAGCTGCCAAAGAAG AAAAGGAAAAGCGAGTCAAGTCTGGGTCAGACGGTGAAGTCGCCAGCAGTTCTCAGTCGGAAAGCTCTGCTAGTCTTGCAAGTCTGAAAGGAGGAG AGGTAGCGACTGCAAACCTGTTGGAGTTGGAAGAGGGAGCGATAGCTGCGTTTGCCACAGTAGGTGCCAGCCACATTGAAGACCCTTTCATTGTGCACAACAACAGCTCCAGCGTCAATAATAACATTGTATGG GAAATCGATGATGGTTTGGATGAAGCtttttcaag ACTCGCAGAGTCTCGTAATAACCCCCAGGTCCTGGACATTGGGGTGACCACTCAGGACTTCCAGACAGACGAGTGCTTCTCTCCCACCAACTGGGACAAAACTGACGTCCATGCTGCAGACAGAGACGACATCTTCAGCTTTTGA